One region of Cydia pomonella isolate Wapato2018A chromosome 9, ilCydPomo1, whole genome shotgun sequence genomic DNA includes:
- the LOC133521199 gene encoding cilia- and flagella-associated protein 299-like, which translates to MAMAEKKNEYPVAVEADRRLLAFESWEDYLDSLIEIADLRNLRSITTSRTVAALGYRANGDTLSEKEFNQRRAVIHEIVYPTVKPYVLASEGADVSDPFNRELAVRERANRLGILQSIIFIRHFTKGGFEISGYIDYAHRLISENWVPFFRANKMLWPRDSDLGYYHWRHGTVRSNMSRNYKPIMDPEKGLLFQNRHDHKIIWPDPQQDPGQNTMKQRIFSPRYTQIEIYDHVVRRKS; encoded by the exons atgGCGATGGCGGAGAAGAAGAATGAGTATCCTGTGGCCGTGGAGGCCGACAGGCGGCTGCTGGCCTTCGAGTCTTGGGAGGACTACTTGGACTCCTTAATAGAGATAGCGGATCTGAGAAACCTCAGGAGCATAACGACTTCTCGTACTGTTGCTGCTTTGGGATATAG AGCTAATGGCGACACCCTATCAGAGAAAGAGTTCAACCAGCGGCGCGCAGTGATCCACGAGATCGTATACCCAACGGTGAAACCGTACGTGCTGGCTAGCGAGGGAGCCGATGTCAGTGATCCCTTCAACCGTGAGCTGGCAGTTCGGGAGAGAGCCAATCGGCTTGGAATACTGCAG TCAATCATATTCATCCGGCATTTTACAAAGGGCGGTTTCGAAATTTCCGGCTATATTGACTACGCGCACCGGCTTATATCGGAGAACTGGGTCCCATTCTTCAGAGCCAACAAGATGCTGTGGCCGAGGGATAGTGACCTAGGTTACTACCATTGGCGTCATGGTACTGTCAGGAGCAACATGAGCAGGAATTATAAG CCTATAATGGACCCGGAAAAAGGGCTGCTGTTCCAAAACAGACACGACCACAAGATCATCTGGCCAGACCCTCAGCAGGACCCCGGGCAAAACACCATGAAGCAGAGGATCTTTTCCCCAAGATACACACAAATTGAGATTTACGACCATGTAGTCAGGAGAAAGAGTTAA